TGGAGCTGAGCAAGCTGAAACGACACATCCGTACGCATACCGGTGAAAAACCCTTCCAGTGTCCGCACTGTACGTACGCATCGCCGGACAAGTTTAAGCTGACGCGACACATGCGAATCCACACCGGCGAGAAGCCCTATTCCTGTGACGTTTGTTTTGCACGGTTCACACAATCTAATTCACTGAAGGCCCACAAAATGATACATCAAGGTAAGGAGTAACGTTCGCATTAGGTCTTGCTCAAAAAGACCCACCCTTACACTGTATTTCTTATCGTTTGTACTTCCAGTTGGCAACAAGCCAGTTTTCCAGTGCAAACTATGTCCGACGACCTGCGGCCGCAAGACGGATCTACGCATTCATGTGCAGAATTTACACACGGCCGACAAACCGATCAAGTGCAAGCGTTGTGACAACACTTTCCCCGATCGGTACAGCTACAAAATACACGCGAAAACGCACGAAGGTGAAAAGTGCTACCGGTGCGACTATTGTCCGTATGCCTCGATATCGATGCGCCACCTGGAATCGCATCTGCTACTGCATACCGATCAGAAACCATACAAATGTGATCAATGTGCCCAGACGTTCCGACAGAAGCAGCTGCTGAAGCGGCACATCAACTACTATCACAACCCGGACTACGTTGCACCGACACCGAAGGCCAAAACGCACTGCTGTCCGAGCTGTAAGCGATCCTTCCGGCACAAGGGCAACCTCATCCGGCACATGGCACTGCACGATCCCGACTCGACGATGAGCAAAGAACTGGAAGCTTTGCGCGAAGGTCGCCAGAAGAAGGTGCAGATCACGTTCGAGGATGAAATGTACAAGGGCGAAGAAGACTACGAAGGGGAAGAAGATGAAgacgaggaagaggaagaggatgaggacgatgaggaggaggaggatgaggaggaagaggaagaagagtCGGTCAATCCGTTGCAAACGAGTGATGTTGTAACGGTCGAGGATGAAGACGGCCAGTACGTGGTGTTGGAAGTGATACAGCTGCAGAATAAGGATAGCAAATCTGCCGATAAGACACAGAAGAAGCGGACAGCCTCCAAACGTAAGGCACCGGCCACAGTTTTACCGCAAACGAGTTCCAAACCGACGACGTCGGCTGCCGCTACTTCTGCTGTTGCAACATCAACCCGCGTAACGAGAAGTGTGAAAAAAGAACCAGCAGAGCTCATAGCGCAACCAGATCCTACGCTCGATATGGACGGCATCAATCTGGTGCTGGTGGAAGGTGGCGAAGTGAGCGAAGGGGTCGAAGGTGCACATGAGATTGTGATCGAGCAAGACAGTGCCGATTCGGGCGATGAGTTCCTCCTTTCGACAGAAGGTAAGTCTTTTTATTTGTGTCCTTTGAAAATTCGCACCCGACGAATGACGAATCGTTTCGTTATGTTTTGTCTTTTCCTTGCTACACAGATTTGCAGGATACGGAAATGTTGATGTCTTCGCTGCAAAATGCTAAACGATCACGCTATGACGTGACCATAAGCCAGGAAGAGCTGGAGAAAAATATGAGCAACTGTTTCGGATTCGATGTGAGTTGTCAAATTGGAGGGAGAAGCTAAAAAGGAATGTTAATACCGTTTTTCAAAATGTATATTAAACTGCCTCATTTCCAGGACGAAGACGACGAAGACTTGGACACCAAAGCAACAATAACGCTGCTAAACTAAAGCCGCGAACGATGATACATCATCTTCCTCTTGTTTGGTTTGTCAACCATGTTCGGTATTGGAATGCAGTGGTACCTCGAGGTCAGGCCCCTCGTATCTCGTGCTACCACTGTACATattaataattcttttttttgtagatgtGTAATGTATTGCCgaatgaaataatgaattagATATCTTATGTTATGGTCTGATAGCTGTTAAAACAGGTCACAATCAATAGTACGGAAGATCATTTAAAGCCGCCATGTCAAACTATTCGACCCGCGCGATGGGTCAACGAGAACTTCGACTGTTGTATGAATGAgatcaaaaatcaaatcataaggccaccaaaaaaaaaccgcgggtcgcaagaaaatatttaaatttaaaactatcCTAGAGCCAAAACCAGTTTCTCAAAACAGGATTAAAATGACACTAGAAAGCTAGAACGAGATAAGATGACTGTTAAGAATGTGCCCGATTTGGCGGTTGCCTGGAATTGTGCTTTTTGGTATCACcacttatttgtttttaatggaTTTGGAAATATTTCTTCTTGGCTAAACGACCTAACAGgtcatgtcggccatttctggcttactagacttatttttactccgtagcagaatagtcagtatttgctacggggggacggctcggatgggatttgatatacCCGGTCCTGTG
The DNA window shown above is from Anopheles funestus chromosome 3RL, idAnoFuneDA-416_04, whole genome shotgun sequence and carries:
- the LOC125769162 gene encoding transcriptional repressor CTCFL-like isoform X1; translation: MACQLWGTAKPETVFFFSKIKIVAKYKMSAKRIKQESNTKKKVSQEPMQVLLKEAKQEKLDIDEMELMTAGLEDDDEGGCYFVDQKGNYYFQASEDAELRAVENGPTEFEALNGEQGKTEEEVSYVLIMNDGDNKSTIVVNNTDETSLEDGKDNEIYDFEDPDYIVPDQETGKKTSTRGKRGVPTTGSMYMCNYCNYTSNKLFLLSRHLKTHSDDRPHKCVVCERGFKTLASLQNHVNTHTGTKPHRCKHCDNCFTTSGELIRHIRYRHTHERPHKCTECDYASVELSKLKRHIRTHTGEKPFQCPHCTYASPDKFKLTRHMRIHTGEKPYSCDVCFARFTQSNSLKAHKMIHQVGNKPVFQCKLCPTTCGRKTDLRIHVQNLHTADKPIKCKRCDNTFPDRYSYKIHAKTHEGEKCYRCDYCPYASISMRHLESHLLLHTDQKPYKCDQCAQTFRQKQLLKRHINYYHNPDYVAPTPKAKTHCCPSCKRSFRHKGNLIRHMALHDPDSTMSKELEALREGRQKKVQITFEDEMYKGEEDYEGEEDEDEEEEEDEDDEEEEDEEEEEEESVNPLQTSDVVTVEDEDGQYVVLEVIQLQNKDSKSADKTQKKRTASKRKAPATVLPQTSSKPTTSAAATSAVATSTRVTRSVKKEPAELIAQPDPTLDMDGINLVLVEGGEVSEGVEGAHEIVIEQDSADSGDEFLLSTEDLQDTEMLMSSLQNAKRSRYDVTISQEELEKNMSNCFGFDDEDDEDLDTKATITLLN
- the LOC125769162 gene encoding transcriptional repressor CTCFL-like isoform X2, whose protein sequence is MSAKRIKQESNTKKKVSQEPMQVLLKEAKQEKLDIDEMELMTAGLEDDDEGGCYFVDQKGNYYFQASEDAELRAVENGPTEFEALNGEQGKTEEEVSYVLIMNDGDNKSTIVVNNTDETSLEDGKDNEIYDFEDPDYIVPDQETGKKTSTRGKRGVPTTGSMYMCNYCNYTSNKLFLLSRHLKTHSDDRPHKCVVCERGFKTLASLQNHVNTHTGTKPHRCKHCDNCFTTSGELIRHIRYRHTHERPHKCTECDYASVELSKLKRHIRTHTGEKPFQCPHCTYASPDKFKLTRHMRIHTGEKPYSCDVCFARFTQSNSLKAHKMIHQVGNKPVFQCKLCPTTCGRKTDLRIHVQNLHTADKPIKCKRCDNTFPDRYSYKIHAKTHEGEKCYRCDYCPYASISMRHLESHLLLHTDQKPYKCDQCAQTFRQKQLLKRHINYYHNPDYVAPTPKAKTHCCPSCKRSFRHKGNLIRHMALHDPDSTMSKELEALREGRQKKVQITFEDEMYKGEEDYEGEEDEDEEEEEDEDDEEEEDEEEEEEESVNPLQTSDVVTVEDEDGQYVVLEVIQLQNKDSKSADKTQKKRTASKRKAPATVLPQTSSKPTTSAAATSAVATSTRVTRSVKKEPAELIAQPDPTLDMDGINLVLVEGGEVSEGVEGAHEIVIEQDSADSGDEFLLSTEDLQDTEMLMSSLQNAKRSRYDVTISQEELEKNMSNCFGFDDEDDEDLDTKATITLLN